The genome window ttttaaaCTTACTCATATAGTTTATTTTGCCTTAAATGCACAAAGGGATAATATTTCATTTATGATGACGTGTAATATTTTAAATACTAAAATGATGACATGGAATAATTCAAAGGACCTTGAtctaaaatagaaaaataataaggtttcaatcaatgtaatatgaaaataagggatGGGAACCTAATTTTTACTATAAAAAAACTGGCCTCGAGGGGCGCCTGGGCGGCATTGGGCGAGGTGGCTGGATTTTCACCTCTGTTTTGTGGGAGGTAGCGTTGGGCCGCACCTAGCCAACTGAGGCGCACCCAGGCGTTCAacttggggtttttttttcttctgagaTGCCTGTTTTTGAAATGCATGAGACAATGCCATTCTAATTTCAATGAAGAAGAAAGTGAGAGTTTCGCTCTCCAAATCCTACGTGACAAAGTCTAACTCTaactcctttttattttttttttaatgttaattGTTGCATGTTCAGGTTCGCCACCTAGCATTTTAATTAGCAAAACTTTATTTCTTGTCCCGAAGTCTCACACCTCAAGACTTTCGCTTAGGTGGAGCTATCCATGGAGCACCACACCTACACCTtcaccttttaaaacattgatctAGGACAATTAGTATACTGCATATTTCTCTTATCCAAATTTCAACTTGAATTACGATTATTTACTTGTATTTGGTTATATGGGCTGCTAATAAACTTATTGGTAAAAAAACCATTACCTGAAATtgtaaaatcaatataaaactAACTGAAGAAGtatcatgttttttttatgCATGGACAgtggtaaaatatatatatatatatatatatatcatatctAGAACctcaaatataaaaaacatgAATTAAATCATTTGAGTCACGTCTTTTCATTGAACAACGTTACATATTGAATGCCTTAAAAACAACAATTATTAGCAAATATTTACTTTTGATATGATGTCGCACCTTACTTTACTCGTACCAAACATAAGAAGAATAACTTATATGAAAAAAGTTCATTCGTTATGTAGCGCCTTTTGTCCACTAATACATGTTTGTGTGCAATTTTTTCTCCATGTGATAATGAATTATTAAATCGAGATGTCACGTAACAATGAGCTTATCTTGTGTAAGTTGTTCTCACACAGTATAGAAGCCCAATGCCACCTAAATGGGCCAATTGCTTCCAATTGTAAACCGGTCGATGGCTCTTACGCATCGTATCGTATTCGCATCCGTGTTGACATTCGTTCCTCATACTATGGAACAGGTACACCCACTATATGACATTTTTTGTCCAATAATACATgatcatgttttttttctttttcacataacaatatattattaaataaaaacgTTATGTGACAGTAAACTCATTTTAATGTAAAACATATTAGAGAAGCCCACGTCCACCTAAATGGGCCAATTCCTTCCAATTGTAAACCGTTAGGGggtgtttgtttgccctcactaagtgtgactggactagactagatTAGGTGTTAGTGTAGTCCCATGTTTGTTAGAGGAATGGACTAGCTTTAGTGGGATTAAACCTCACTCGCCTCGACTACGGGGCTCGCTAGATAGTCTTAGCAAGACCCTCCAAATACCACCGGATTGCTTAGACCGTTACTCTGCTCGACTCCTCACCGCTCTGCTCGACTCCTTATCTTACTCGACAACCTCGCCGGACCATCCCAAGACCACCGCCGCGTCCTCGTAAATCACGGCTTCCTCTGCAACTTTCTCTTCTTAGTTACTCCGCGCATCGTCTCCCCCTGCTTCGCCGCTCTCATTTACTTCTTCCTCACTGCCTTGCACatcaaaaaacccaaaacatcCAACCCCAGAATTCGaaacaaaaaacagaaaaaaaaatttcatccatgTACTTGTCCGGCTTCCCATTGTGCAAAATCCTAGTGAACCCGCCCATCTCTAAGCCAGGTTCGTTCTGAAACTTCTTGAACCAGAAGTACATGATCATGCACTGCCACGTGTTGTAGACGGAGTCAGAGGCTGTCACCGCCATGTGAAACAGTCGCCTGGAGCTCCCCGATTTGCCTTGCGATCTATGCATTGGCATCTGGATGATGGGGTCCACTGCAATCGACGATGATGATCTCGACGAACCGAGAAAGTCCTGCTGGAGTGGTGAATTGGCTGAGATGATGATGACGCTGGAACAAGATATGCAACtagaaaatttacaaaatcgTTGTTCCTCTGAAACCCAGTCACTCCATCAGCCGCACATCAGTCATTCCAGCACCTCCAAAATCCAAATCGCGCCATGGGCTCTGTTGATTGTatgatttgtttgttttgcttggcTATGAGAGGGTAAGCTTTTATAGACGGTGACTGGGATGAGCATCGGTACTTTCTATTctaagagggagaaagaggaagtgaagaaaaaaatgtaatgGCAAAAGatatttttataatataattgttattttgttatttttataatttgaaagtgaattaaaaataataataaaatattatgggtcttaaaaatattttagtttGTAGTTTAGtacgacactgcaccaaacgcttcattaAGCTAGTCTAGCTTAGCCTAATCTAAGCCAGTCAAACTTAGCCTAATCTAAACCAATCCAACTTAATTCCTGGTATTAGTTCAATCCGATACAACAAACCTAGTGGCGTAAAAGGCTTTTACGCATCGTATCATATTCGCGTCCGCACAGGCATTCGTTCCTCATTCTTCGGATAGGTTTTTTGACTTAACCACAAGCTAAAAGCTCTCTCACTCCCTCACCCGCcccctctcatctctctctctctgattctCTCTCTGATCAGAACTGAACTGAGAAGATGAGGTCTCAGATTTGCAGATCCGCTTCCAGAGCTGCGAGGTCCGTCCTCTCTGCTCCCAAGGCCTCCTCCCGCTCCTACTCCGGTAACGTTTCATCTCCCTTCTGTTTTTTCACCTATTGTTTTCAGCATTGACTTCTCCGTGTTCATTAAGTTTCAGCTTTCTACTATATTGATTTCGATCAAATGTTTGATTCTCACAAATTCGGAACTCGATCGACGATCTACGTCATGAATCGccaatctgtttgttttcatGGAAAATGAATAAGAATTCGAGCTTGACCGAGAAATGACTggtttctttctagttattggATTGTTTGGATGGTTCAACTTTGTTTACCTTTGCATGAATTGATTTATCGTCAAAAAcagtaaaaaaatgaaatatttcTTACATGAATCATTGCTTTTGTCTCCTTGTTTTGGGAAATAATTATTGGGTTTTTCTTTGCTTCTTTGATTTGATCTGTCGTCTCTGGATTTGACATGGATGATCCACTTAGTGGGACATCGATGTTGTGCGACTCACCTACCGACAGTTGATGTACTGATTGTTTGATTTTTGATTCCATGATTGATAAGTAGGAATGCATCTGAAATCAGTGATTATTCCTATCAACTGTTGTACATATAAAGGTCGTGGCTTTGTATGCGTTACGTTAGGCCTTTCCGACATAAAAAATCAGTGATTATTTCACTTGTTTATTGTAAAAATTAGGATGATACTTGTGTTTGAGTAAATCGGaatgcaagtttttttttttttttaaatttattttattttatcgtGTACCATGTCGTCCACATTGCAGAAGGGCGAGCTGTAGCTACCGCAGCAGCAGTAGCGCTGGGTTCGAAGGCTCCTTTCTTTGCTTCAAGTTTTGGAAGAGCTGGTTCTGACAATGCATCTAAAGGATGGATTTCTGGAGCCATTGCCGTTCCTGCAGCAGGTATAGCGGATTAAAACTCTATTTCATGCATATCTGGTCTCGTAATACAATTAATTGTGTTTTTTAGATTGTTAGATCTTGTTTCAAAAGTGTGACCTCTGTTTGCGTTGCTGTATAAACATTTAGAAGGACATGATGTAGAAGTAAAAGTACAGTACTTTATCTTTAAAATGTGATGTCGATTAATTTGGGTCCGAGTGAAGAAGGGCCTTGTCCCTTGCCCAAGTTTTAGAATTGTGGCTTCCGGATCCTCTTCAACAACAATTAAACTGTGCTTAAGCACAGTAATGGGTTGGAATTGTTTAGCTTGGGATGTGTTTTTGACTTGACCTTCTTCCTTAATTTCTTCCAACCTGACATTATACATGAACCGCCAAAGATATGTTACCTACTGTCAAAACTCTGCACTCATCAAATTTTATGTAGTTCCATTTATGTTTATGGGTTCTTCTCTCTCTACTTCTCCTTCCTGTCTTTTCGTCTCTCACGTGCACATGCACATCCGCACTGGAAAACCTTCTGGTACATTTTCTGGTCTAAAAGTTACTAGACGAACATCTTTATAATAGCATGGGCAGGATGATTCTTTAATTTCAGTCTCTACAAACTAAATCCTAACACATCCTTTGTTTCTTTTCTCTGATCTCTCTAGCTTACATGCTCGTCGACCAGGAGGTTCATGCTGCAGAGGTACTTTGGATACTTTCTGTGCCATTTTTTCTCACTTTTAATACTTCTTTTTATTCTAGTTATTTACAAATTGTTCATTCAATCAGTTGGAACGCACATTCATTGCTATCAAGCCAGACGGAGTTCAAAGAGGACTGGTAAGTTAACTGTTTGACCTAAGATTGTTCGCTGAAGCATGTGCTATGGCTACCATGACATGTTTTATACCTTTTTTGTgctaagcccttttttttttcccagatTGCAGAAATCATATCTCGATTTGAGCGGAAAGGTTTTAAACTTGTAGGCATAAAAGTGGTTGTTCCTACAAAGGATTTTGCGCAAAAGCATTATCATGATCTGAAGGAGAGGCCATTCTTTAGCGGCCTCTGTGACTTCCTTAGTTCCGGCCCTGTTATTGCAATGGTTAGTAGGACTATCATACGCTTGAATAGGGCAATATCCTTTCATCTCGCCAATCTCATATTCCTAACAATTGCAGGTTTGGGAAGGAGAGGGTGTGATCAAGTACGGTAGAAAACTTATTGGAGCTACAGACCCCCAAAAATCAGAACCCGGAACTATCAGAGGCGATCTAGCTGTTGTTGTCGGAAGGTAATAGCTTGATCTTGATAACTTTATCGCATTGGTACTTACCTTTTATCTTATATTTAGTTTTCAATCTCTGTATTGTTCACTCCGAGTCTAACTTTGATACCACAATGCCATGCAGAAACATCATCCACGGCAGCGATGGTCCGGAGACTGCCAAGGACGAAATCAACTTGTGGTTTAAACCAAATGAGTTGGTTAGTTACACCAGCAACCAAGAGAAGTGGATCTATGGAGAAAACTaatcaaagtttttgttttccttgATGTTCCGGCAATGTAGGTCTTCCCCATGAAGCGTGGGGCGAAAGTAAAGATTATTGTTAGAATAAAACCAATTTCAATTGGAGGTGAGTGAAATCATTCGCTGCTGTTTagtactctattcaataaaATTCTTCGCTGCTTTCTAATAATAAGCATGATATTTACAAcagttttgtatttttattatattggTAAGTAACACATTAGCGGgatggatgaaaattttgaagctcaatattgttttgattttaattGATAATATTGGCAGGTAACATTTCATTATCATTGTAAATTTAGGTTTCCTTGTCGAAACAAATTTAGGTTTTATGTAtttaatgtttttaaaaaatgaaaactaatattATGTTTGGacgagggaaataaacttggaatttgggtaaaagttagaatttataaattgacatgcacaagTTCCCTTGTttagattcataaacatagaaatttaggaATCCTAGcgtggaaaaaaaaacttggaatttgggacctttaattcctaagtttaaattccatgtaaataggcgTCATtacccaatttctatgattgacaGTTTAGAAATAACAAATTCCTTATTCAATTCTATTATTCTTtcacactatgtttggatgaagaaatttaaaattaataaggaattttaaaataacggaaattgaaatgagagaattttattttctagattttgtgaattttcttgtttgattaacctaaaagaacaataaccaaacaagaaaattgacaaattctaaaaaaaaaataaaatctcatcattttaaatttttttagtaattttaaatttcttccCAAAGTgtaagagaaaagagaaaaaagaaaaaaggcccAGCAAAGACTTATTTTATTAACATCccatatattgtttattaaaccCCACATATTTAATACACCTCATAtttgctttttcaattaaaaataatcttaatacaccccacatatttTCTCATAATACCCTTACACCACATTCTCATACACCTAATATTTCCtccatacaccccacattttctagGGAACTTTACATTCTCATACACCTAATATTTTCtccatacaccccacattttctagggagctttaacgaaaagttccccgtgctgttcactttaacgaaaaactacatttttacaccaaaaagtcaatcatgataccataaactttatcatttattttgtctttatcgttaaaactcaaagttttcaaattcttttcatTAGCTTTCCTCATTTTCTATACACCCACCCCACATTCTTCAAATCTTATAAtacttattttcaatttttataaattaaattgacTTGGGATTAAAACCCTAACATTCTCTAAAAAGAGAAGTCTACAATTGAGCTTGAGTTTCATTGGGTCATCACAACCAATCTCCTTTTCTCTGTCTCTTAAGCCTTTTgctaacaaaaaatatttctgATAAAAAATGGCAACGGGTAGGAACCTAACAAAGCAAAAGTAAACCTCAAAAGATGAATAAGAACAGACAAGGCGTTTGCTGGGTTGGCTGCCTATGAAATTGGGTAGTATGGAAAGTAAAAACGGGCTTAAATAATTACCGATGTCGTTGAATAATTAAAACAATGAGAAATATGAAAATTTACCTCATTTGAAGCTCTCGAAATATTGATATTGTGTtccatttgttaatttttttctcaatcaacatgttgaTAGTTTTAATAGTTAGaattttattcaacaatggagTGGAGGGTGAGAGGGGTTTTcatagttgaagaagataaataatacgttaaaaataatttggtgtgtatttagaaatttcttattttctttaaacCTCGTAAGttcaaaattgtcattacatAGTGTTggaatatattaatattttaggaattattttgtttgagttttttttataaGTTTAGTTTTGATCTAGCCTATTAGCATTTGAGTTAGAGttaatttattataaatagagtgctttgttattcattagaaatCAAGTCAGTCACAACGTAgtcttctagggttttgtaaccgttccggcattctcgttagtttaataatatttctattattttgttagtctcgttcgttgcatactctgatattcaactcatAATAGATTACATAAGCcacttaatattaaattttaatgtgaggtGCATTCAACGGCTATGTGggggtgctaataaaaaaaaaggaaaactaatgaaaatggcttgaaaactttgagttttaatgataaggacaaaataaaggttaaagtgaatagtaccaggattgactttttagtgtaaaaatgtggtttttcgttaaagtgaacagtaccgggtgcttttcgttaaagttccctaaaaaaaacCCCAGCAAAACATCTCCGCCCAACCAACCACCGCTTGCCGGCGTCTGTCTGCGACAACAAAGGCCTGCGCCTCTCTGCAAAACAAAGGCCTGCGCCGATTCATATAATTTGGAATTTTCCATCACTTTATAGGAAAAAGCAGAGGGTTTTTGGAATAGTAGGACAGTTTGATACTGGGTTTGATCTCTTTCTTCATCCCCGCGGAATCGCGTCTCCACTGCCAGTGATGTCTTCTGGTTGCGGAATTGAAGAGCAAGATTTGATAAAGAAACAGAAGAAGGAAGCAAAGACAAAAGAGAGAGtcggaaaaatagaaaaaaaaagaaaagagagctttAGACAAAGCTCTGCAGCAGCAAGCATAGGCTGCTGCTTCTACTTCGACCAGCAAAAAGATGATGAATGCAAGGAGTTGGGATAACGAAGACGAAAACGCAGAGCACCCCGAGACTCTGTCTGGCGAGAAGAAAAGACCGGCAAGTCGTATTACTAAAAGGAGTTACAATCGATATGGATTAGCAATAGTACCATTTAGATTTAGTGGTTGGATTAGCAATCGATATGGCTTATCCACCTCGCTATATTGGGTTTGCCAGTGTAATTATCTTGCTTTGTGCAGTATTATTAGCAGCCAAGGCTCAGACGGCCCTGAACTGTGCCACTGTGTTTCACGAGTTCAGCTTTTGTATGTCATTTGTCCGGGGATTGTCTTCTGGACCGTTGAGGCAGTGCTGTGACTCCGTCAAGCCTTTGAACGCGATTGCCAGACATGATGAAGGTGGTCCGAAAATGATCTGCGAATGCATCGCTATAGAGTGCTGGACAAACAAAAGGGTGGAGTCTGAGATGAACCTTGTAGAGTCTGTTGTGAAATCTCTCCATTCACTTGCGAAAGAAAGTCGTGAAAGGCATCCAgcatttgtgattttttggaaGGATTTGGATTGGGAGATAATTTGCAGCCGTCAACTGGAGATCAAAGCTCTTGCGCATTTGTCATCTTTGACGGTATTCGGTAGGAGTGACAGCAGCTTTTGCACCCCTACCGAATCCACTGAATATGCGATGTCTGATGTAAACGAAAATCTTTTGGTTTTCCCAAATTTGCAAGAGCGGCAAACCCCAAAAAATCCGCAAGAAGATGAAAAAACACGCACTCGAACTGGAAAAGCTATTGCTGATGATAAATTCTCCTGGTTACGAAGAACATCGGAGAAGATTCGACAATGTAATGCAGACAAGCTAAACTCCATGGACAAGGAAATTATGCCTTTGGAAAGGCAGCAGCAATGTGAGGCCTACAACCCTTCTTTCTCTTTGCTTGCTAGCTAAGATTTGATATTTGTAgatataattatatttttgcGAGTATTATAGTTTGATCTGCTTTTAATACATTCACGTATCTTTTATTTTGCGAGTATGTAATCGGTAATTGTCCACAGAATCAGGAGACACAAAGTTCTTACCATTACAACTTTTCAGTCAAGCAAGAAGCAtggttaatttattatttacatTGAATTAACAAACTAACCGATGGATTAACGTTGCTGAAATTGCTCGAGTGAATAAATTGCGGTAGATAGTAACTCCATTTTCTACCAGTACTTCcatcaaaactcaaaagtaCGTACCATTTAGATTGAGTGATTGGAATATACAAATTATAATTTAGTATAGTGATCGATATGGCTCATCCACCTCGCTATATTGGGTTTGCCAGTGTAATTATCTTGCTTTGTGCAATATTATTAGCAGCAAAGGCTCAGACGGCCTTGAACTGTGCGACTGTGTTTCACGAGTTCAGCTTTTGCAAGTCGTTTGCCCCGGGATTGTCTTCTGAACCGTTGAAGCAGTGCTGTGACTCCGTCTAGACTTTGAACACGATTGCCAGACATGATGAAGGTGGTCCACAAATGATCTGCGAATGCATCGAGAACTTGTCTTATTGGAGCAACGTCTCTTTCGACACAACCAAATGCCAACTCCACTTGAGTTTTCTCATTTCTAATAGCATGGATTGCTTCAGGTAACGttcatttctttctttgtttctcccATACCACATCATTGATCACATTAATCCCGATGCATACATCTCTCCTGTAATTAGGTGTGATCTATATTTGTGTACGTACATGAGAGAGATGTGATTAGCAGTTAACCCAAGTTTATCCTTTTTTTCTGCAGGATTCACTGAGAGGAttggtgagagagagaaaaggccGGGGAGTTGCAAATGGTTCAAAGATCCTCCACAGCAGCCAACAACAACTACGTCTCAAAGGAGCATCATAACTTCAATTTGTTAAAGAGCCCAAATGCCACGAAATTCTcttaactaaaaatataaaattaagtcATTCATCATGTAGCATGCATGATGATGATTTGTTTGGTGGCAACCAACAAACTAACTGATTAACTGTTTCTTGGATTACTAAGAATAATTCAAGCTTAATGTGTTTATCTTTATATCtctccaaatatatatatatatatatatatagagcttGAAATTAGTGAAGAATAGTTTGTGTTCGATGGCTCTCCCGTTGGGTTTTTGTGCGATGACCATTTTTCTCTTAGTTTGTGGATTCGCCAATGCTCAAGCAAGATCGCATATCTACGAGCAAGCTTGGCATGAGTTCAGCAATTGCTTCGGTTTTTCTACGGGGGTAGAATCTGATGTATCGATTGAGTGTTGCACCTCTGTCACGACATTGAACAGGATGGCCAAAAAATTTAAGAATGCACCGAGTGTTATATGCCACTGCATCGAGGACATGGCTTGGGCATATCAAACTCCTTACGTAGCCTCCCGTATCCCAGACATTCCCATTCAATGTAATGAACATCTCAGTTTCCCTATTTCTAACAACATGGATTGCAATAAgtaatactctctctctctctcaacatgGATTGCGACAAGTATTACACATTTTGCTAACTTAATCTACTATTTTCTgccttgggagcagcctctccataaatgggggtaaggctagccgacattcacctctcccagaccctgcgtaaagcgggagccttgtgcactgggtacgaccttttaatcTACTATTTTCTGCAGACTCACCTGATGATTTATGAACAAAAGCATATATTTGAGTGAGCATGTAAACGAATAAGACTAAAACATTACTAACCAGCATATTATGAATAAAAAAGATTGCCTACAAAGTTACAAGAGCTGGTATATGTGAAAAtttccaaaagaatgaagtttgcCAAAGTCAAGCACGGGTGATTTTGATTTGATGTGGACACCTTTTTACTAGGTTGTTGTGACTTTCGACTCAGCCATCTCGTTCCATACAATCTTCTCTGTTCTTTTTTGTTCTGGTCCTCGTTTTTGTCGGTTATTTCCCCCCATTCTTTTTAGTTCCCTTGGATTTCTCTACTCTCTGTTACCCCCTTTATATCAATCCAAGGGGAGTAGCTAGCGTAGAGAGATCCAACAGATATCGTAGAGGCAGAACGATACAGAATGATAAAGAACGGAGGTTATTATGGTAGGGCAGAACGATAGAGAATGGAGGAAATAAACGAAGGGCTACATAACGCATGGTACTTTAGGAATAACAGGGTGGTAATAGGAAGCCCTCCATGTTTTTTACAAAACCTGTTCATCCCATCCCTATTTAGGGATGTTTCATAACACAAGGCATTTTAGGACACCAGCATTCATACCTATTTAGGGCATAGTTGGCGGGAAAGGAGAATTATACTAGTAATAGGCCTCCATATTGAATACCTCAACCTTGTTTGTACcgtacttgaccaatcctgaaactactaaacaccggttaacgttataccgtcaaggacccagaagagtttccctccaaccaggaggccaattacagcacaacacgtgttgacatcagaagccaatcatagcgtgacacgtgtcaacatcagaagccaatcacaacacaacacgtgtcaatgtaagaatgaaactagaaaatctcttctataaatagagatcattctctcacaatatggccgaatgtcatttgtactaaatcattcactagtactcactaaaggggagcttgaacctatgtacttgtgtaaacccttcacaattaatgagaactcctctactccgtggacgttgccaatctgggtaaaccacgtacatcttgtgtttgcttccctatccctattcatttacatacttatccacactagtgaccggagcaatctagcgaaggtcacaaacttaacagtttctgttgtaccaaagtcctcactgattttgtgcatcaacatttggcgtcatatgtgggaatgacacttattcccactctctttagctttgtcaagctggtttccaccattcgtacactctcttttaaccaagcatccctctccaacatgaggagcgaaggaagccacaacacacagaatgac of Malus sylvestris chromosome 6, drMalSylv7.2, whole genome shotgun sequence contains these proteins:
- the LOC126625316 gene encoding nucleoside diphosphate kinase III, chloroplastic/mitochondrial-like is translated as MRSQICRSASRAARSVLSAPKASSRSYSEGRAVATAAAVALGSKAPFFASSFGRAGSDNASKGWISGAIAVPAAAYMLVDQEVHAAELERTFIAIKPDGVQRGLIAEIISRFERKGFKLVGIKVVVPTKDFAQKHYHDLKERPFFSGLCDFLSSGPVIAMVWEGEGVIKYGRKLIGATDPQKSEPGTIRGDLAVVVGRNIIHGSDGPETAKDEINLWFKPNELVSYTSNQEKWIYGEN